A window of Bos taurus isolate L1 Dominette 01449 registration number 42190680 breed Hereford chromosome 8, ARS-UCD2.0, whole genome shotgun sequence contains these coding sequences:
- the LOC112447808 gene encoding spermatogenesis-associated protein 31D3-like isoform X1, translating to MAEFQFNFLSFPILAFVCWVGLLLLSLCYLKGNSSFSIFWKQGDIDQRQGRTRRRRKGGTLKGWRTCQSEAEEARKEFYLLQSPLGQHDDTTCFRQLLCPDPFCEVCNNATAEVNRLLFLEALEDATSSVSPLASTAPVTESSCTLSPAFSAVPPGNLPPASLPEPSSLPSSILSPSPMTPLTDFFSPSPMGHSLASEPFSSLDSEFPVDYSPPKTIAFPLLLPHDTQTADPVVPAEATLFLDTISSLDPTLSQDINPLSDLSQTMNPTDSFACPHAPPTPFVSPPSDCTLSVTQPKSISTLLKPVLEKSSPDSPSELSTCVSTIRGTEHSSLSISDFSLWQAQAMNGLLPALPHSDFQREHVSLHPQDTYLWGDSVTKHKEANSHSFSGFNIRGLLERQIKNRMAFLSLEKKEKEEGPFSKQMWSEYQRTSSGNLLQSLDVQNTTAPQSGWNSESKPEKLHICQRLLYVKTLGGNLQQKYSQLFWGLPSLHSESLVATLLVSSSSSPLESHFVLFNGICNAPAVKMRDRESPPLLHSRPHLLPHVYPPQSLPQTKPQSQSLPFTQVQPQAHLQARLPILSSSSPSQIRDCGVSFHRFQNESDFHIATENQHLEWHVLQKQQESLWGLVPVLQKSQATCSQAHNLPLVNQPSHTYVPVSILPGHFHITSEPQEKLQLHVPRRLIPRWYLQACRNLESLALMGPQCKLAEVPQQRGRHVQLQLSELQGQGSNNIEKTELGLPGNFHERVSTKFQLRDDMRKNLGYILEKSPEDSPQDSSECYLVQGLRAALGTKTNRVCHSRNHSRNELLNISRKDIDRNQIKNILRLHVSTKSWQISVGRIPTSVCRSWLADDNTLLPSASSQTNVEDPHSKNTIVGKVCHQISTPELSFLDHNTLKVLEAHILRFRVTQRWGLPLKVLESIKFYMLREAKIWPLPQFDFPSSTTHISGVDSKDELSKPLEERSKTSQGSKVRTTNSTPMLDHPLPVSSSVGQEGQRAPQPSYSDTYQKLAEDIQTIECGRQTFQPVTHRNKDKVSQNETLLDDRRSPVVPIRQGGYRPEPRNETMNFSDGVEMIQGRKTARKNSQHSTMFSVSREIFRAKELHALESQSCNILPTSKLRSSQMTKVNMIKAETTLTTQCPPPKISVPQDSDISDFQKQILTELKLKFKNKEHSQADHCPTDMTPTSSRLPSKSSQTLAQSVSTGDMAASQVPNIHSEDSGTSMEQRQDPSKHVLLKCQDNNVPPAAERKPLGSKAGEYRSENSGAGMSTGRKKCHLVEERELKDTSSSLSQNEQLPPESFFRKKMRRFFQWIDFMRKTKDQESPHQKAKFMSTFAQHQDSTESAALFVSHGPLEAHELMRAIGKILEEKLACRFESEALELSQRKKELQTQVMPGKGHPSNYGALPDLQQEEWVSPKSSNQEAVYADQSCLTSVRQNRDGVRHPPKDVAFEDQVLCQNQPSSLPSRELVSHPSPTCVRQECQIPPAPLTPEEDTVFRDLTLLFKQKSLLQHFEGEEISPNDSFSH from the exons ATGGCTGAGTTCCAGTTCAACTTCCTAAGTTTTCCCATCCTTGCCTTTGTGTGTTGGGTGGGGCTCCTTCTTCTGTCACTATGCTACCTAAAGGGGAACTCAAGTTTCTCAATATTTTGGAAACAGGGAGACATCGACCAG CGTCAGGGCAgaaccaggaggagaaggaaaggtgGCACACTGAAAG GTTGGAGAACTTGCCAGAGCGAAGCAGAGGAGGCAAGGAAGGAGTTTTATCTTCTGCAAAG CCCCCTGGGCCAGCATGATGATACCACCTGCTTTCGTCAACTCTTATGTCCAGACCCCTTCTGTGAGGTGTGTAATAACGCAACTGCTGAGGTCAATCGGCTGCTGTTCCTGGAGGCCCTGGAAGATGCTACttcctctgtgtctcctttggCTTCCACAGCTCCTGTGACTGAGTCATCGTGTACTTTGTCCCCGGCCTTCTCAGCAGTCCCTCCAGGAAACCTACCTCCAGCCTCTCTGCCAGAGCCTTCCTCACTGCCCTCCTCTATTCTCTCCCCTAGCCCAATGACCCCCTTAACTGACTTTTTTTCACCCTCACCAATGGGCCACTCTCTGGCCTCAGAGCCTTTTTCTTCCTTGGATTCTGAATTCCCAGTGGATTATTCCCCACCCAAAACCATTGCTTTCCCCCTTCTCCTACCACATGACACTCAGACAGCAGACCCTGTTGTCCCAGCAGAGGCCACATTGTTTCTGGATACCATTTCCTCTCTTGACCCCACCCTTTCCCAAGATATCAACCCCTTATCAGATTTGTCCCAGACGATGAATCCCACTGATTCTTTTGCTTGTCCTCATGCACCACCAACCCCATTTGTTTCACCACCATCAGACTGCACTTTATCTGTGACTCAACCTAAATCAATTTCCACTTTATTGAAGCCTGTTCTGGAGAAGTCATCTCCAGATAGCCCTAGTGAGTTGTCCACTTGTGTTTCAACAATCAGAGGCACTGAGCATTCAAGTCTATCAATTTCAGACTTCTCTTTGTGGCAAGCTCAGGCCATGAACGGGCTCCTCCCAGCATTACCACACTCTGATTTTCAGCGAGAGCATGTTTCCCTCCATCCACAAGACACTTATCTCTGGGGAGACTCTGTTACAAAGCACAAGGAGGCCAATAGCCATTCTTTCTCTGGCTTTAACATCCGTGGACTCTTGGAGAgacaaataaaaaacagaatggCTTTCCTGAgtttagagaagaaagaaaaggaagaaggtcCATTTTCAAAACAAATGTGGTCAGAATACCAACGGACATCTTCAGGGAATTTGTTGCAGTCTCTTGATGTACAGAACACTACAGCCCCCCAAAGTGGCTGGAACAGTGAAAGCAAACCAGAGAAGCTTCACATTTGTCAGCGGCTCTTATATGTCAAGACTTTGGGGGGTAACTTGCAGCAGAAATATAGCCAGCTCTTCTGGGGTCTTCCCTCTTTGCACAGTGAATCCCTAGTGGCTACTCTTCTGGTTTCTAGTAGTAGTTCCCCTCTAGAGTCTCACTTTGTCTTATTCAATGGAATCTGTAATGCTCCTGCAGTCAAAATGCGGGATCGAGAATCTCCACCACTTCTTCATTCCcgtccccatctccttccccatgtATATCCACCACAATCCTTGCCTCAAACTAAGCCACAATCCCAGTCTCTACCTTTCACTCAGGTCCAGCCCCAGGCCCACCTTCAAGCCCGACTCCCAATCCTATCATCCTCTTCTCCATCCCAAATTAGGGACTGTGGAGTGTCTTTCCACAGATTCCAGAATGAGTCGGACTTTCATATTGCAACTGAAAATCAACATCTGGAGTGGCATGTGTTACAGAAGCAACAGGAAAGTTTGTGGGGTTTAGTTCCTGTGCTCCAAAAATCTCAAGCCACTTGTTCTCAAGCTCATAACCTCCCATTGGTCAACCAGCCATCCCATACCTATGTACCAGTCTCTATCCTTCCTGGCCATTTTCATATCACCAGTGAACCCCAGGAGAAACTGCAGCTCCACGTTCCAAGGAGGCTAATTCCACGCTGGTACCTCCAAGCCTGTAGGAATCTAGAGTCTCTAGCACTGATGGGGCCTCAATGCAAATTAGCAGAAGTACCTCAGCAGAGAGGCAGGCATGTTCAGTTACAACTTTCTGAGCTTCAGGGCCAGGGTAGCAACAATATAGAGAAGACTGAATTGGGTCTCCCAGGAAATTTCCATGAGAGGGTCTCAACAAAGTTTCAGCTAAGGGATGACATGAGGAAGAATCTTGGCTATATCCTTGAGAAGAGCCCAGAAGACAGCCCACAAGATAGCTCAGAATGTTACCTAGTGCAGGGTCTGAGGGCTGCCTTGGGGACAAAAACTAACCGTGTGTGTCACTCAAGGAATCACTCAAGGAATGAATTACTAAATATCTCAAGAAAGGACATAGATCGGAATCAAATAAAAAACATTCTTAGATTACATGTGAGCACAAAGTCTTGGCAGATTAGTGTGGGTAGGATTCCTACAAGTGTGTGTCGTTCATGGCTGGCTGACGACAACACTTTGCTTCCTTCTGCAAGCTCCCAAACCAATGTGGAAGACCCACATTCAAAAAACACAATTGTAGGTAAAGTATGCCACCAGATTAGCACTCCAGAGCTTTCTTTTCTTGATCACAATACCCTAAAGGTGCTAGAAGCCCATATTTTAAGGTTTCGTGTGACTCAGAGATGGGGCCTACCCCTCAAGGTTCTTGAATCCATAAAATTCTATATGTTGAGAGAAGCCAAAATATGGCCTCTTCCTCAATTTGACTTTCCCTCCTCAACCACCCATATTTCTGGGGTAGACTCCAAAGATGAGCTTTccaagcctcttgaagaaagatCTAAAACTTCTCAGGGAAGTAAGGTGAGAACCACAAATTCAACCCCCATGCTGGATCATCCTCTCCCTGTTAGCTCATCTGTGGGCCAAGAAGGACAGAGGGCCCCACAACCATCATACTCTGATACCTACCAAAAGCTTGCAGAGGACATTCAGACAATTGAGTGTGGCAGACAGACTTTTCAGCCCGtcacacacagaaacaaagacaaagtaagtcagaatgagaCTCTACTGGATGACAGACGCAGCCCAGTGGTGCCCATAAGACAAGGTGGGTATAGACCTGAGCCAAGGAATGAGACCATGAACTTCAGTGATGGAGTAGAAATGATTCAGGGCCGAAAGACAGCGAGGAAAAATTCACAACATTCCACAATGTTCAGTGTGTCCAGGGAGATATTCAGGGCCAAGGAGCTTCATGCTCTTGAATCACAATCCTGTAACATCTTGCCAACCAGCAAATTGAGAAGCTCCCAAATGACAAAGGTCAACATGATTAAAGCAGAAACTACCCTGACCACTCAATGTCCCCCACCAAAAATATCTGTTCCCCAAGATTCTGATATATCAGACTTTCAAAAACAGATTCTTACTGAGTTAAAGTTAAAATTCAAGAATAAGGAGCATAGCCAGGCTGACCACTGTCCCACAGACATGACCCCGACTTCAAGTAGGTTGCCTTCCAAGTCTTCACAGACTCTTGCCCAGAGTGTCTCCACTGGGGACATGgcagcttcccaggtgccaaACATCCACTCGGAGGACAGTGGGACCAGCATGGAGCAGAGGCAGGATCCCTCTAAGCATGTACTATTGAAGTGCCAGGATAATAACGTACCACCTGCTGCAGAGAGAAAGCCTTTGGGTTCCAAAGCAGGAGAATACAGAAGTGAAAATTCAGGAGCAGGGATGTCTACAGGCAGAAAGAAGTGCCACCTTGTTGAGGAAAGAGAATTAAAGGACACTTCCTCATCTCTGTCACAGAATGAGCAGCTTCCTCCTGAAAGTTTCTTCAGAAAAAAGATGAGGCGATTTTTTCAGTGGATTGATttcatgagaaaaacaaaagaccaggaaagtccccatcaAAAAGCCAAATTCATGTCAACCTTTGCACAGCACCAAGACTCAACTGAAAGTGCAGCTCTCTTTGTGAGTCATGGGCCCCTTGAAGCTCACGAGCTCATGAGAGCCATTGGGAAGATCCTAGAAGAGAAGCTGGCATGTAGGTTTGAATCTGAGGCCTTGGAATTAAGTCAGCGCAAGAAAGAACTGCAGACCCAGGTAATGCCTGGTAAGGGACATCCCTCCAACTATGGTGCTCTCCCTGACTTACAGCAAGAGGAATGGGTAAGTCCCAAGTCCTCAAACCAAGAAGCTGTTTATGCTGATCAGAGTTGTCTTACAAGTGTCCGACAGAACAGAGATGGGGTCAGACATCCCCCAAAAGATGTGGCCTTTGAGGATCAGGTTTTATGTCAGAATCAACCCTCTTCCCTGCCCTCCAGGGAGCTGGTAAGCCATCCAAGCCCCACCTGTGTGCGTCAAGAATGCCAGATCCCTCCAGCCCCCCTCACTCCTGAAGAAGACACTGTGTTCAGAGATCTAACTCTTCTATTCAAACAGAAATCACTTCTCCAGCATTTTGAGGGAGAAGAAATTTCTCCAAACGACTCATTCAGTCACTGA
- the LOC112447808 gene encoding spermatogenesis-associated protein 31D1-like isoform X2 yields the protein MTPLTDFFSPSPMGHSLASEPFSSLDSEFPVDYSPPKTIAFPLLLPHDTQTADPVVPAEATLFLDTISSLDPTLSQDINPLSDLSQTMNPTDSFACPHAPPTPFVSPPSDCTLSVTQPKSISTLLKPVLEKSSPDSPSELSTCVSTIRGTEHSSLSISDFSLWQAQAMNGLLPALPHSDFQREHVSLHPQDTYLWGDSVTKHKEANSHSFSGFNIRGLLERQIKNRMAFLSLEKKEKEEGPFSKQMWSEYQRTSSGNLLQSLDVQNTTAPQSGWNSESKPEKLHICQRLLYVKTLGGNLQQKYSQLFWGLPSLHSESLVATLLVSSSSSPLESHFVLFNGICNAPAVKMRDRESPPLLHSRPHLLPHVYPPQSLPQTKPQSQSLPFTQVQPQAHLQARLPILSSSSPSQIRDCGVSFHRFQNESDFHIATENQHLEWHVLQKQQESLWGLVPVLQKSQATCSQAHNLPLVNQPSHTYVPVSILPGHFHITSEPQEKLQLHVPRRLIPRWYLQACRNLESLALMGPQCKLAEVPQQRGRHVQLQLSELQGQGSNNIEKTELGLPGNFHERVSTKFQLRDDMRKNLGYILEKSPEDSPQDSSECYLVQGLRAALGTKTNRVCHSRNHSRNELLNISRKDIDRNQIKNILRLHVSTKSWQISVGRIPTSVCRSWLADDNTLLPSASSQTNVEDPHSKNTIVGKVCHQISTPELSFLDHNTLKVLEAHILRFRVTQRWGLPLKVLESIKFYMLREAKIWPLPQFDFPSSTTHISGVDSKDELSKPLEERSKTSQGSKVRTTNSTPMLDHPLPVSSSVGQEGQRAPQPSYSDTYQKLAEDIQTIECGRQTFQPVTHRNKDKVSQNETLLDDRRSPVVPIRQGGYRPEPRNETMNFSDGVEMIQGRKTARKNSQHSTMFSVSREIFRAKELHALESQSCNILPTSKLRSSQMTKVNMIKAETTLTTQCPPPKISVPQDSDISDFQKQILTELKLKFKNKEHSQADHCPTDMTPTSSRLPSKSSQTLAQSVSTGDMAASQVPNIHSEDSGTSMEQRQDPSKHVLLKCQDNNVPPAAERKPLGSKAGEYRSENSGAGMSTGRKKCHLVEERELKDTSSSLSQNEQLPPESFFRKKMRRFFQWIDFMRKTKDQESPHQKAKFMSTFAQHQDSTESAALFVSHGPLEAHELMRAIGKILEEKLACRFESEALELSQRKKELQTQVMPGKGHPSNYGALPDLQQEEWVSPKSSNQEAVYADQSCLTSVRQNRDGVRHPPKDVAFEDQVLCQNQPSSLPSRELVSHPSPTCVRQECQIPPAPLTPEEDTVFRDLTLLFKQKSLLQHFEGEEISPNDSFSH from the coding sequence ATGACCCCCTTAACTGACTTTTTTTCACCCTCACCAATGGGCCACTCTCTGGCCTCAGAGCCTTTTTCTTCCTTGGATTCTGAATTCCCAGTGGATTATTCCCCACCCAAAACCATTGCTTTCCCCCTTCTCCTACCACATGACACTCAGACAGCAGACCCTGTTGTCCCAGCAGAGGCCACATTGTTTCTGGATACCATTTCCTCTCTTGACCCCACCCTTTCCCAAGATATCAACCCCTTATCAGATTTGTCCCAGACGATGAATCCCACTGATTCTTTTGCTTGTCCTCATGCACCACCAACCCCATTTGTTTCACCACCATCAGACTGCACTTTATCTGTGACTCAACCTAAATCAATTTCCACTTTATTGAAGCCTGTTCTGGAGAAGTCATCTCCAGATAGCCCTAGTGAGTTGTCCACTTGTGTTTCAACAATCAGAGGCACTGAGCATTCAAGTCTATCAATTTCAGACTTCTCTTTGTGGCAAGCTCAGGCCATGAACGGGCTCCTCCCAGCATTACCACACTCTGATTTTCAGCGAGAGCATGTTTCCCTCCATCCACAAGACACTTATCTCTGGGGAGACTCTGTTACAAAGCACAAGGAGGCCAATAGCCATTCTTTCTCTGGCTTTAACATCCGTGGACTCTTGGAGAgacaaataaaaaacagaatggCTTTCCTGAgtttagagaagaaagaaaaggaagaaggtcCATTTTCAAAACAAATGTGGTCAGAATACCAACGGACATCTTCAGGGAATTTGTTGCAGTCTCTTGATGTACAGAACACTACAGCCCCCCAAAGTGGCTGGAACAGTGAAAGCAAACCAGAGAAGCTTCACATTTGTCAGCGGCTCTTATATGTCAAGACTTTGGGGGGTAACTTGCAGCAGAAATATAGCCAGCTCTTCTGGGGTCTTCCCTCTTTGCACAGTGAATCCCTAGTGGCTACTCTTCTGGTTTCTAGTAGTAGTTCCCCTCTAGAGTCTCACTTTGTCTTATTCAATGGAATCTGTAATGCTCCTGCAGTCAAAATGCGGGATCGAGAATCTCCACCACTTCTTCATTCCcgtccccatctccttccccatgtATATCCACCACAATCCTTGCCTCAAACTAAGCCACAATCCCAGTCTCTACCTTTCACTCAGGTCCAGCCCCAGGCCCACCTTCAAGCCCGACTCCCAATCCTATCATCCTCTTCTCCATCCCAAATTAGGGACTGTGGAGTGTCTTTCCACAGATTCCAGAATGAGTCGGACTTTCATATTGCAACTGAAAATCAACATCTGGAGTGGCATGTGTTACAGAAGCAACAGGAAAGTTTGTGGGGTTTAGTTCCTGTGCTCCAAAAATCTCAAGCCACTTGTTCTCAAGCTCATAACCTCCCATTGGTCAACCAGCCATCCCATACCTATGTACCAGTCTCTATCCTTCCTGGCCATTTTCATATCACCAGTGAACCCCAGGAGAAACTGCAGCTCCACGTTCCAAGGAGGCTAATTCCACGCTGGTACCTCCAAGCCTGTAGGAATCTAGAGTCTCTAGCACTGATGGGGCCTCAATGCAAATTAGCAGAAGTACCTCAGCAGAGAGGCAGGCATGTTCAGTTACAACTTTCTGAGCTTCAGGGCCAGGGTAGCAACAATATAGAGAAGACTGAATTGGGTCTCCCAGGAAATTTCCATGAGAGGGTCTCAACAAAGTTTCAGCTAAGGGATGACATGAGGAAGAATCTTGGCTATATCCTTGAGAAGAGCCCAGAAGACAGCCCACAAGATAGCTCAGAATGTTACCTAGTGCAGGGTCTGAGGGCTGCCTTGGGGACAAAAACTAACCGTGTGTGTCACTCAAGGAATCACTCAAGGAATGAATTACTAAATATCTCAAGAAAGGACATAGATCGGAATCAAATAAAAAACATTCTTAGATTACATGTGAGCACAAAGTCTTGGCAGATTAGTGTGGGTAGGATTCCTACAAGTGTGTGTCGTTCATGGCTGGCTGACGACAACACTTTGCTTCCTTCTGCAAGCTCCCAAACCAATGTGGAAGACCCACATTCAAAAAACACAATTGTAGGTAAAGTATGCCACCAGATTAGCACTCCAGAGCTTTCTTTTCTTGATCACAATACCCTAAAGGTGCTAGAAGCCCATATTTTAAGGTTTCGTGTGACTCAGAGATGGGGCCTACCCCTCAAGGTTCTTGAATCCATAAAATTCTATATGTTGAGAGAAGCCAAAATATGGCCTCTTCCTCAATTTGACTTTCCCTCCTCAACCACCCATATTTCTGGGGTAGACTCCAAAGATGAGCTTTccaagcctcttgaagaaagatCTAAAACTTCTCAGGGAAGTAAGGTGAGAACCACAAATTCAACCCCCATGCTGGATCATCCTCTCCCTGTTAGCTCATCTGTGGGCCAAGAAGGACAGAGGGCCCCACAACCATCATACTCTGATACCTACCAAAAGCTTGCAGAGGACATTCAGACAATTGAGTGTGGCAGACAGACTTTTCAGCCCGtcacacacagaaacaaagacaaagtaagtcagaatgagaCTCTACTGGATGACAGACGCAGCCCAGTGGTGCCCATAAGACAAGGTGGGTATAGACCTGAGCCAAGGAATGAGACCATGAACTTCAGTGATGGAGTAGAAATGATTCAGGGCCGAAAGACAGCGAGGAAAAATTCACAACATTCCACAATGTTCAGTGTGTCCAGGGAGATATTCAGGGCCAAGGAGCTTCATGCTCTTGAATCACAATCCTGTAACATCTTGCCAACCAGCAAATTGAGAAGCTCCCAAATGACAAAGGTCAACATGATTAAAGCAGAAACTACCCTGACCACTCAATGTCCCCCACCAAAAATATCTGTTCCCCAAGATTCTGATATATCAGACTTTCAAAAACAGATTCTTACTGAGTTAAAGTTAAAATTCAAGAATAAGGAGCATAGCCAGGCTGACCACTGTCCCACAGACATGACCCCGACTTCAAGTAGGTTGCCTTCCAAGTCTTCACAGACTCTTGCCCAGAGTGTCTCCACTGGGGACATGgcagcttcccaggtgccaaACATCCACTCGGAGGACAGTGGGACCAGCATGGAGCAGAGGCAGGATCCCTCTAAGCATGTACTATTGAAGTGCCAGGATAATAACGTACCACCTGCTGCAGAGAGAAAGCCTTTGGGTTCCAAAGCAGGAGAATACAGAAGTGAAAATTCAGGAGCAGGGATGTCTACAGGCAGAAAGAAGTGCCACCTTGTTGAGGAAAGAGAATTAAAGGACACTTCCTCATCTCTGTCACAGAATGAGCAGCTTCCTCCTGAAAGTTTCTTCAGAAAAAAGATGAGGCGATTTTTTCAGTGGATTGATttcatgagaaaaacaaaagaccaggaaagtccccatcaAAAAGCCAAATTCATGTCAACCTTTGCACAGCACCAAGACTCAACTGAAAGTGCAGCTCTCTTTGTGAGTCATGGGCCCCTTGAAGCTCACGAGCTCATGAGAGCCATTGGGAAGATCCTAGAAGAGAAGCTGGCATGTAGGTTTGAATCTGAGGCCTTGGAATTAAGTCAGCGCAAGAAAGAACTGCAGACCCAGGTAATGCCTGGTAAGGGACATCCCTCCAACTATGGTGCTCTCCCTGACTTACAGCAAGAGGAATGGGTAAGTCCCAAGTCCTCAAACCAAGAAGCTGTTTATGCTGATCAGAGTTGTCTTACAAGTGTCCGACAGAACAGAGATGGGGTCAGACATCCCCCAAAAGATGTGGCCTTTGAGGATCAGGTTTTATGTCAGAATCAACCCTCTTCCCTGCCCTCCAGGGAGCTGGTAAGCCATCCAAGCCCCACCTGTGTGCGTCAAGAATGCCAGATCCCTCCAGCCCCCCTCACTCCTGAAGAAGACACTGTGTTCAGAGATCTAACTCTTCTATTCAAACAGAAATCACTTCTCCAGCATTTTGAGGGAGAAGAAATTTCTCCAAACGACTCATTCAGTCACTGA
- the LOC112447808 gene encoding spermatogenesis-associated protein 31D1-like isoform X3 has protein sequence MAEFQFNFLSFPILAFVCWVGLLLLSLCYLKGNSSFSIFWKQGDIDQRQGRTRRRRKGGTLKGWRTCQSEAEEARKEFYLLQSSCD, from the exons ATGGCTGAGTTCCAGTTCAACTTCCTAAGTTTTCCCATCCTTGCCTTTGTGTGTTGGGTGGGGCTCCTTCTTCTGTCACTATGCTACCTAAAGGGGAACTCAAGTTTCTCAATATTTTGGAAACAGGGAGACATCGACCAG CGTCAGGGCAgaaccaggaggagaaggaaaggtgGCACACTGAAAG GTTGGAGAACTTGCCAGAGCGAAGCAGAGGAGGCAAGGAAGGAGTTTTATCTTCTGCAAAG CTCCTGTGACTGA